The region TCCGGGCCATAGGATGGTATCCAGCTCACATGCCGGCCCTCGGCCAGGCCGGCATAGGTCAGCAATTGGCCGGCGAACAGCGCTCCCTGTCCGCCGAACCCGGAGATAATCACTTCCTCGTGCATATCGTCCTCCTTGACGACAGCCGGCCTCCGCCGGCACTCACAGGTTTTCCACCCCTTCGGCGACCTTGAAATCGCCCAGAGGATAGTACGGAAGCATGTTCTTCTCGAGCCATTCCAGCGACTCAATGGGCGTCATGCCCCAGTTGGTCGGGCAGTTGGATACCACCTCCACCAGGGAGTAGCCCAGGCCGGCCATCTGCACCTTGAAAGCGGTGACGATGGCCTTCTTCAGCCGGCGGATCTCCCGCGGGTTGATGGCGGTGCGCCGCACGACGTATGCCGCACCCGCCAGGGTCGCCATCAGCTCGCATACCCGCAGGGGATAGCCGGCGGCGCGCACATCCCGCCCGAAAGGCGTTGAGGTCGTCACCTGACCGGGCAGGGTCGTCGGCGCCATCTGCCCGCCGGTCATCCCATAAATGGCGTTGTTGATAAAAAAGGTGGTGATGTTCTCGCCACGGTTGACCGCATGGATGATCTCGTTCGTCCCAATGGCGGCGAGGTCACCATCCCCTTGATAGGTAAAGACGATCTTGTCCGGCTGAACGCGCTTGAGGCCAGTTGCCATCGCCGGCGCCCGGCCGTGCGCCGCCTCCGCGAAGTCCACGTCGAAATAGTGATACGCCAGCACCGAACACCCCACCGGCGCGATGCCGATGGTGCGGTCCTGGATGCCCAGCTCATCAATCGCCTCGGCGATCAGGCGGTGTACGATGCCGTGAATGCACCCCGGGCAGTAATGGGTGGTGGTATCCGTCAAGGCCTTCGGCCGGCTGAACACGATGCGTTCCTGCTTCTCCGCTTCGACCATGTCTCACGCTCCTTTCTGGGCCACCATGGCCGGCTTCCCTTGGGCAAGGGCTTCGATCTCCGCCAGAATATCTTCTGGCAGGGGGACAACACCGCCCATCTTACCGAAGAAGCGGATGGGGACCCGACAGCAGGTGGCCATGCGCACATCTTCCAGCATCTGGCCGGCGCTCATCTCCACCACCAGCATTTCCTGCACCCGGCCGGCCACCTCCGCCAGCGCTTCGTATGGGAACGGATACACGGTGATGGGGCGGAACAAACCCACGCGGATGCCGGCCTCACGCGCCCTGCGGATAGCGGTGCGGGCAATGCGCGCCGCAGTGCCGTACGCCACGACAGCGATCTCCGCATCCTCCAGCAGATAGGAGTCATAGCGCACTTCATTCGCCTCGATGCGCCGATACACGGCCTGCAGTTCCTGGTTGACCTTTTCCAGCTCCGGCGCGTTGAGGTACAGGGAGGTGATAATATTCTTCGGCCGGCCCTTCGCGCCGGTCAGCGCCCAGGCCGGCGGCGGCCGCAGTTCCCGCATCTCGGGCAGTTCCACCGGCTCCATCATCTGGCCCAGCATGCCATCCGCGATGACAAAGACGATCTGCCGGTACTCGTCCGCCAGATCGAACGCCAGGCCAACATGGTCTACCAGCTCCTGAATGGTGGACGGTGCCAGGGTCAGCAC is a window of Anaerolineae bacterium DNA encoding:
- a CDS encoding 2-oxoglutarate oxidoreductase, with the translated sequence MVEAEKQERIVFSRPKALTDTTTHYCPGCIHGIVHRLIAEAIDELGIQDRTIGIAPVGCSVLAYHYFDVDFAEAAHGRAPAMATGLKRVQPDKIVFTYQGDGDLAAIGTNEIIHAVNRGENITTFFINNAIYGMTGGQMAPTTLPGQVTTSTPFGRDVRAAGYPLRVCELMATLAGAAYVVRRTAINPREIRRLKKAIVTAFKVQMAGLGYSLVEVVSNCPTNWGMTPIESLEWLEKNMLPYYPLGDFKVAEGVENL
- a CDS encoding 3-methyl-2-oxobutanoate dehydrogenase subunit VorB — translated: MSSKILMKGNEAIAESAIRAGCQAYFGYPITPQTEVLEYMARRMPQLGRVFLQAESELAAINMLYGAACAGVCAMTSTSSPGFSLMQEGISYIACSMVPAVVVNVMRGGPGLGNIQPSQADYSQMTKGGGHGDYKVLTLAPSTIQELVDHVGLAFDLADEYRQIVFVIADGMLGQMMEPVELPEMRELRPPPAWALTGAKGRPKNIITSLYLNAPELEKVNQELQAVYRRIEANEVRYDSYLLEDAEIAVVAYGTAARIARTAIRRAREAGIRVGLFRPITVYPFPYEALAEVAGRVQEMLVVEMSAGQMLEDVRMATCCRVPIRFFGKMGGVVPLPEDILAEIEALAQGKPAMVAQKGA